One Streptosporangium becharense genomic window, GGCGGCCGACTTCTCCGCATCCGGCCGGCGGCTTCCGCCACCGGTCGCCACGGCCGTCCCGCTGGTCTGATCGATGAGGATCGCGTCCAGCGCGCCGGGGATGGCCATCACCGCAGTGAGGCAGTCTTCGATTCCGAGCACGGGCTCTCCCTCGCCGCCGACTTCCAACGCGTCGCTGGGCAAGCGTAGGGAAAACCCTCAGAAATCCATTGTCTTCACCATGCTTCCGGTGAAAACCGGAAGAGGTTTCATCTACCGGGTAGAAGAATGTGCACCCCAGGTGGAGAGATTTCTATTATTCCTCGGCTATAAGCGCCTTTTCATCCGGCTTAAAAACAAGGACATTCTTCACATACGATTCCACTGCGGCGGGCAGTCCGACGTCCTGCCCGGCCTGCTCCGACATGAACCAGCGGTGGTCGAGCACCTCATGGAAGAACTGGGCGGGCTCCAGCTTGCCCCGCAGCTCCTCCGGGACCGCCTCCACGGTCGGCTGGAAGACCTCCGCCAGCCAGTGGTGGGCGACGATCGCCTCGTCCTCGTGCCGCAGCCCGCGCGAGACCCGGAAGGAGTCGAGGTCGTTCAGCAGGCGCCTGGCCTGGTTCTCCTCCACGTCCAGGCCGGTCAGGCGGAGCAGCCTGCGCTGGTGGTGCCCGGCGTCCACGACCTTGGGCCGCACGATCAGCCGCCCGGTGCCCGCCTTGCGGCGGACCATCATCTCGGCGACGTCGAAGCCGAGTGAGTTCAGCCGGCGGATCCGCTGGTCGATGATGTGCCAGTCGACCTCCTCGATGATGTCGTCGGAGGTGAGCTCGTTCCAGAGCCGGTGGTAGCGCGCGCAGACGGAGTCGGCGACCTGCTCGGGATCGATGGAGGGGTGCAGCAGCCCGCCCGCCTCCAGGTCGAGCATCTCGCCGAAGAGGTTGGTGTGCGCCACGTCGATGTCGTGCAACCGCTGACCGTCACTGATCATGGGGTGCAGCTCACCGGTCTCCGCGTCGACCAGGTACGCGGCGAAGGAGCCCGCGTCCCGGCGGAACAGGACGTTCGACAGCGAGCAGTCGCCCCAGTAGAACCCGGTCAGGTGCAACCGGACCAGCAGCACGGCCAGCGCGTCGAGCAGCCGGTTGAGGGTCTCGGGCCGGACCGTCCCCGACATGACCGCCCGGTAGGGCAGGGAGAACTGCAGATGCTGGGTGATCAGCGCGGAGTCGAGCGGCTCGCCGGAGGCGTCGGTCCGGCCGGTCACCACGGCCACCGGTTCGACGGAGGGGGTGTCCAGCCGGCTCAGGTCCCACAGCAGGCGATACTCCCGCTTTGCGTAGTACTCGCTGATCTCCTTGATCGCGTAGACCCTGCCGGAGAGCCGGGCGAAGCGCACCACGTGCCGGGAGATGCCCCTGGGCAGGGAGACCAGGCGGTGCTCCGGCCACTGCTCCAGGGGGACGTCCCAGGGGAGGCGGATGAGGTCCGGGTCGCTCGGGGTGCCGGTGAGCTGCAGGGGCATCGGGTCAGTCCTCACGACGGGGGAACGTGGGCGGGTCGAAGGCGCGCTGGACGACGGCGGCGAGCTGTTCCTCGGTGAGCACCCTGGGCTCACCGACGCCCTTGGCGCGCACGTAGACCTCGCAGAGCCACTCCAGCAGCCTGGTCGCCTCGAACGCGGCGTCCAGGTCGTGGCCGATCGTGATCCCGCCGTGGTTGGCGAGCAGCGCCGCGCGCCTGTCCTTGAGCGCGGCCCGTACGGAGGCGGCGAGCTCGGGGGTGCCGTAGGTGGCGTACTCGGCCACCCGGACGGCCCCGCCCAGCAGCAGCGCGGTGTAGTGGATCGGCGGCAGCTCGGTCATCGTCGTGGCGACCACGGTGCCGAAGGTCGAGTGGGTGTGCACGACGGCGCCCGCGGTGGTGGCCGCGTAGATCGCCAGGTGCATGGGGGTTTCGGACGAGGGTTGAAGGTCGCCCTCGACGAGGTGGCCGCCGACGTCGACGACCGGGCACGCCTCGGGCTCCAGCCGCTCCAGGGAGACGCCGCTGGGCGTGACAGCGACCAGGTCGCCTGAGCGTACGCTCAGGTTGCCCGCGGTCCCGACGACCAGTCCGAGCGCCGCGGCCCGATGACCGTAATCGCACAACATGCGACGTTGTTCCGCCAGCAACATGACGTCAAAAGTAGGGGGTTGCGGTATCGGGCGGCAAACTTCATTATCTGGTCTAGACCGCCCCGCATCTCCTGGGGGCCGGAGGGTGTGATTCCCCGATCCCGGTGGGGCCGTGATGTCAACGGTCAGCGGGAAGAACGGGGTAATTCATCCCCTTCCACCGCGTCATTCTGCTTCTCGTCGCGGGGTTGCTACCGGAAGTGTCGCGGGGACATCACGGCTCGGTCTAGACCGGTCGCAACCTCTTGACGACGAATCTGGGGATACGTACGTTCGGGCGCACGTTTAGGAAACTTTCCTAATTGATTTCCGGCCCAGGAGGGTTGCATGTCCAACTCGGCTCGTACGCCCGGAGACATCACTCGGCGGCAGATGCTCCGCCGGCTCGGCATGACCGTCCTGGCCGCCGGTCCCGGGGCCGGGCTGCTCAGCGCCTGCGCCGTCGGAGGCCCCTCCGCGTCTTCGGCCGCCCCTACGGCCACCGCCTCGGGCGGTGCGGTCTCCGCGGCGAACCCGTTCGGCGTCGCCGCGGACGCGCCGCTGGAGGTCGTCATCTTCAAGGGCGGTCTCGGTGACGGCTACGCCCTGGAGGTGCACGAGCCGCTGTACAACAAGAAGTTCCCGCAGGCGAAGATCAAGCACGTCGCCACCCAGCAGATCGCCCAGACCCTGCAACCGCGCTTCGCCGGCGGCGACGTCCCCGACATGATCGCCAACTCCGGCACCAACCTCATGGACAACGGCGCGCTCCAGCAGGAGGGCCAGCTCCTCGACCTCACCGAGCTGTGGGACGCCCCCTCCGTCGACGACCCGAGCAAGAAGGTGCGCGACACGGTCGCGCCGGGCACCGTCGAGTCGGGCTACATCGACGGCAAGCCGTACCTGATGAACTACGTCTTCTCCGCGTACGGGCTCTGGTACGACTCCGCGCTCTTCCAGGAGAAGGGCTGGACCCCGCCGAAGACCTTCGCCGAGTTCAAGACCTTCGCCGAGACCGCCAAGGCCGCCGGGATCACCCCGTTCGCGTACGCGGGCAAGAACGCCGCCTACTACGCGTACTGGATGATCCTCATCTCCGCCGCGAAGATCGAAGGCAACCAGCTC contains:
- the ngcE gene encoding N-acetylglucosamine/diacetylchitobiose ABC transporter substrate-binding protein; this encodes MSNSARTPGDITRRQMLRRLGMTVLAAGPGAGLLSACAVGGPSASSAAPTATASGGAVSAANPFGVAADAPLEVVIFKGGLGDGYALEVHEPLYNKKFPQAKIKHVATQQIAQTLQPRFAGGDVPDMIANSGTNLMDNGALQQEGQLLDLTELWDAPSVDDPSKKVRDTVAPGTVESGYIDGKPYLMNYVFSAYGLWYDSALFQEKGWTPPKTFAEFKTFAETAKAAGITPFAYAGKNAAYYAYWMILISAAKIEGNQLLIDVDNLADGVWQRESMKQSAAAWAEIGKYMDKSFEGLIHTEVQLRQNQGKVALYPSGSWLENEQKSQTPEGFKYALAPTPSVTAADKMPYEAIRATAGEAYIVPAKGKNPKGGLEYLRIMLSKEGARGFTEKSGNITVVTGAADGLELSPGNASVNAAQSAAGENIVTYSSFENWYKEFETELRKQTNALMFGRISADEFCAKMQAAADKTKADSSITKQNRTV
- a CDS encoding DUF4032 domain-containing protein; this translates as MPLQLTGTPSDPDLIRLPWDVPLEQWPEHRLVSLPRGISRHVVRFARLSGRVYAIKEISEYYAKREYRLLWDLSRLDTPSVEPVAVVTGRTDASGEPLDSALITQHLQFSLPYRAVMSGTVRPETLNRLLDALAVLLVRLHLTGFYWGDCSLSNVLFRRDAGSFAAYLVDAETGELHPMISDGQRLHDIDVAHTNLFGEMLDLEAGGLLHPSIDPEQVADSVCARYHRLWNELTSDDIIEEVDWHIIDQRIRRLNSLGFDVAEMMVRRKAGTGRLIVRPKVVDAGHHQRRLLRLTGLDVEENQARRLLNDLDSFRVSRGLRHEDEAIVAHHWLAEVFQPTVEAVPEELRGKLEPAQFFHEVLDHRWFMSEQAGQDVGLPAAVESYVKNVLVFKPDEKALIAEE
- a CDS encoding class II aldolase/adducin family protein, coding for MLLAEQRRMLCDYGHRAAALGLVVGTAGNLSVRSGDLVAVTPSGVSLERLEPEACPVVDVGGHLVEGDLQPSSETPMHLAIYAATTAGAVVHTHSTFGTVVATTMTELPPIHYTALLLGGAVRVAEYATYGTPELAASVRAALKDRRAALLANHGGITIGHDLDAAFEATRLLEWLCEVYVRAKGVGEPRVLTEEQLAAVVQRAFDPPTFPRRED